From the genome of Apium graveolens cultivar Ventura unplaced genomic scaffold, ASM990537v1 ctg895, whole genome shotgun sequence:
GTGACTTGGCTTTGTTGGAAGTTTTGCCCTTTAAATTGTTTACCTTCAGAATTTCTTCCACAAAAATTAGTTATTCTTGCGTTGCCTCGAAGCAAATTGAGAACAATGTGGGAGGTAGGTACCGTAGCTATGTTTCTCAAATGTGTGGCAACTGATATTAAAATGTTTTATAATTTCTCCCAATTGTATTAATTTTACAGGTTCCGCAGAATTTCCAAGAGTCAAATAGTCTAAACATGCCGGCTTCTCTAAATTTTACTACAATTCCAAAATTCGAGTTTCTAGAAACTTTAAATCTCGAGGGCTCTGAAAGCTTGGAAGAGATTTACATATCAAGTAGAAGCTTCAAGGGGCTTGTTTCCTTAAATTTGTGTGGTTGTGTGAGTCTGAGAAGTCTTGGGGAGACCATTTGCGACTTAAAAGCACTGAAAGTGCTAAATATCGGGAAATGCCAAACCCTTGAAGCTTTGCCTACTAAATTAGGAGACATTGACTCCCTAGAAGTGCTCAATGCAGAGGGACTAACTATTTTAAAATTACCTGATTCGATCGGACGTCTTAGTAAGCTGGTTGAGCTGAAATTAAGGTGTAATACAAACCTTAAAACTCTTCCAGATACCATATGTGACTTGTCAGGGCTGAAAATTCTAGATATTGGGTATTGTGAAAAGCTGGAAGTGTTGCCTAGAGAGTTGGGAAACATTAAATCCCTAGAAGAGCTCAAGGCAGAGGGACTAACTGTTTTGGAAATACCCAATTCGATCAGACATCTTAGTAAGCTTGTTGAGCTGCGATTAAGGTGTAACAAGAAGCTTAATACTCTTCCAGACGCCATATGTGACTTGTCAGCGCTGAAAATTCTAGATATTGGGTATTGTCAAGGGCTGAGAGCATTGCCTAGAGAGTTGGGAAATATTAAAACCCTAAAAGAACTCAATGCAGAGGGACTAATGGTTTCAACATTACCCGATTCAATCGGATATCTTAGTAAGCTTGTTGTACTAAGATTAAGTTATAACGAGAACCTTAAAATGCTTCCAAAAACTATTCGCCACATGAGTTCACTGGAAATTTTGGATATTTGTAGGCGTCAAAAATTGGTGAAACTTGCAAGATCAAGTGGTTCTACCCTATCTAAAAGAATTCTTGAAATAAAAGCAAGTGTGGTTGCATCTGAGACTGTTTCCATTCCCCAACCTTCTGGTGTTAGTAGTTGGTGCAAAAACCCACAAAATCTTGATCTTAAAGATTGTGGTCGTCTAGTGTCCATTGCAGAACTTCCTCCAAATTTGAAGCGAATAAGTGCTGATGGTTGTTTGTCAAtagaaagtatttcaaatttatGTGATTTGAAACAGTTGGAGATACTGAACCTCACAGGTTGTAGTGGTTTGAAAGAGATTCAAGGTTTGGAGAAGTTAACATCTATTAAAATACTTCACTTGACAGGTTGCAGTTCAGCTCTTCTGGCATGCGTTTTTACAAAGCGTTTGTTACAGGTTTGGTTAATCTCGTTTTTTTACCATTTCTATGGTATTTGGATTTGTTGTACATATATCTTGATTTGCTTTACTTGCCTTATTTGAACTTTTAAGCTTGTAAAAACTTGAACATTTATATCTACTTTTGTCACATTTACATATTTGATAGTTAACTTGTCTTGTTTTTTGTAATTTGTGGCAGATATTCTCTGGATTTGGTCATCAAGTAAGAATATATACATCAGAGTTTCCTAAGTGGATTGAAAAATCGAGTCATTTAGCATCAAAAGTGTACTCAGATTTGCAGCCAGATATGTCAAGTGTTTTTGGGGGGACGGTCCTTTGCTTTAAAGTCTCTAAGACTAATTCTTTCACATACTCGATTAAAAGTACCACAGGTGATTGTACATGGAGTGATCGATCATATAATAGTTACCGCAAATCATTGATGATACTAATACCAAGATCAATATTCTCAATCGAAAATGGTGATGTTAGAATTGAAGCGACATCGGAGGATGCAGAGATTCATGGAATTCATTTACTCTACAAAATGGTTGATGAATACGATCACACCCCTATGAACAGAGAGGAAGTGGTCTTGCTAAACAGTTGAAACTTCTCTAAATTAGTGAAACAGCTGTTATTTTTCTCTTCATTCGTTTCCCTGTTAAGGTAAGCAAAAATTACAATTATACTTTGTATATATGGTTAATATCACAGGTTGCACTTCGAGATGTGTAACGAAAACATTGCAGATAAAGCATTCCTGCAACTTTTTAAATGGACCTTAAGTAGAACGGATCCACCTGGGCCAAAATTCATTGTTCATACTTCATAGTATCAATTTCAGGTTCCACAATTGCTTTTGTTTTTACAGGACTCGTGCTTGGGTTTGCACAACATTTAGGTCAGATATGGGGAAATATTGCATTGCAGCATTTGCATTGACCAACTTATCCAATCCATCGTAGGAATGTCTAAGGTGATTTTATGTCTTTTTCGCTGGTATATGCTCCTTCCCAGTGATCAATTATGTTAAATTTGCCTatcaagaaaaaaaattaaatctgGGGCTTAATACATTTAGGCCATTTTTGTTTAATCAGGATTATAATTTCCGGATAACTAATCTCATCAAAATTAATCCTATGAGTTgaataattatattatatatttgttTGGAAGGATTAAGTGCAGGAttgaaatataatttttaaaattttatcttaTTTTTATTTTGAGGGATGGTACTTGGGATTGTAATATATTTCTTTAAAATTTTCAATTCTAAGCAATAACTCTTCCTACCATAATAATATCCTCTACTTTAACAAAACAAACGCGAGATATGATAACTTGGTTAAAGATGTGATAATTATCCTCTTTATCAAGGTTCGAATCTCAGGAGGAGAATTTATAATTATGTAACAAGGTTCGAGcctttaattaattaaaatatttaaagtaaattatattatttctgacagttcatcTACCTTGCTTAACATTTAATGATTACtattgatttttaatgtataaaaaggAAATAAGggagtaaaagtagtgtgaaaagggAAGAAAATGGGAAAATTGTGGGACCcattaattatttttgataagttttgaaatgtaaataaTTGAATGAGACATCTAAAAAGGAACGGTAAAAAAAATGGTTGGGACAGATAACTAACTAAATGTACCATATTCTGCGGTGGATAGATTCCCTTGATTTTCTGACACGTATtttaagttaatttttttttgctaaataagtTGTTTTAATAACGTAGTTTAAATGATTTTTCACTAATAGGTAGCTTAAATAACCATCTTTCACTAATTTTTCAGCAAATTTTTACAGCTGAAATGAATTATTTCTCTCGCCGTTTGTTTCTTGATTTTCAGGTGGGTTTCTGGTGTTCATCAGCAGGGATCTAGAGCAGGCCTAAACGAGCTTTCTAATTTTAGTAACTAGTTTAAAGACATGTATTTTATCTACGATATTAGAGTGAAAAGGTTCAAGTTGAACACATTATCCACAATATTAGAGTGAAAGATTAAGTTGAACACATAATCAAAATATGTTGAATCCGGATATTTTTACTTTTGATCCCATGATTTTTGGTGCAAAAACCGAACACACaattattatattttcatttaatGTTATCCTTTTGTACGAGTGCAGATTTCTCAATTTATAATCGAGAACTGAATTGAACGAGTCAAGCGCTAAAAATTTCagattgaagcaaatgtttatTGAGATTAAATAAATATGATAAATTCTAATTTCAGAATGAATAATAGTCACGTTCGGGCTTATTTACAGAATCGAATTCCATTATCATTTCCAGATGCCCGAATCAAATTAAACTCTGTTCGTGACTTCACCCATTTGTCTCCCTATATTTGTCTGTCATAGTGTTCTTTCAAAATATGGATTagaatactccctccgtccttttAATTTTGATTTGTTATAAAAGGATTGGGCACGGAtattaaaaaatatgtataaattagtgaaaaaaagaaagaaaagttgGTGAAGTGGTGTGTttcattaatttttaatatataaagaGAGATAATGgggtaaaagtagtgtgaaaaaagaaaaaaaagtggGAAAGTGGAGGGACCCATtaactatttttggtaagttttgaaatatAAAGAAATGGATGGTACatccaaaaaggaaagtgtaaagaaatgAAAAATACAGAGGAACTAATTAGcaaaagaaataaaataatattcgAATATAATTTGATTTTGGCAGAATCCAGTCCACTACTTCTTGTCATTTTCTTGACCCCGCATGCGTCAACACAGGGTGTGCATTCGGTTCGGTTAaccgaaaaccgaaccgaataaCCGATATTTTTTCGGTTCGGTTACCAAAAtgtaaaattcggttcggttttcgATAGTGAAATTTGTGAAATTCGATTTTGCGGTATTTCGGTTTTTAACCGTGATTAACCGAAAAATCGAATTCTTAAccgaaatttttaaaaaaattaaaaaaaatcatattaatattattatatacTAACATACTAAGTAATACTTTAGCCTCTGCTATCTGATAGAAACACAGACACAAACTCTGGACTTAGCCTCGAAACTCCAAGTCTCCAATTCGATATCTCTTATGTTGTACCATCGATTCGATTCAGAGAAGCAAGAAGAACCCCAAATTTTTTATTTGTTGCAGGTAATTCGATTTCGATCCACTACATTGTGATTTTGGGATATCGTAAATTGATAGAGGTTTTGAGATAGTTATTGCAATACTTTAAATTTTCTGAATGGGTTTCACAATTTTGGCATTTTTTCTTACATTTCGGTTTAAATTTTGGTTTTCGGTAATATCGAATTATGTATTTCGGTTTCGGTTGAAACCGAATACATTTCGGTTCAGTTTTCGGTAGAAATTTTTCTTATATTTCGGTTTCGGTTAACCGGAAaaaaaattcggttcggttcgttATAATCGAATGCACCCCTAGTCAACAGATGCGTTAACATAACTCAGAACCCCACCACGGTTTAGTGGACTTCTCTCGAAGTGTCCACTTCTTGTCTAGTCAGTAATTAACTAATCAACAGTGGTCTCCAATGGCCGGCGGCCTGCTCATCAAATGTTTGTAGGATCTTCCTGCATTGATTTTGATGTTCTAAAATCGGTAATTAACAGGAGATTTAATAAAAAATTGGGTTAATTTTAGGATTAAGCAAAatcgaaccgaaaccgaaaaatcGAACCGAATCGTattaattcggttcggttcgctcctaaatttttcagaaattcggtctattcggtccggaccgaatagaccgaaaatatatttggatcggtttcggtttcggttcggttcggttcttttaacaaatatttcggtccggaccgaatataCCAAATCATAATACTATAATTTCGTATTATAtgtattttacatatatcttcaaaattataatcaaaattcatggagtattagaactctacatatcacattactttaattatattttatattttataatttgtgatttaatttttaatgtaattttttttttgaaaaaaaattcggtctattcggtccaaaaccggaccgaacaGAATTATTTTGGTTCAGTTCGGTCCAgtccataatataacttcggtccggtttggtccaagaaaaaatgactattcggtttttcggtctattcggttcggtctggttttggaccgaaccgaccgaatgctcgGCCCTAGTTAATTTTTTAATGAAAATGAGTTAGAATCATATCAGTTAATCAAAAATCGGGTTAATTGGTTAAAAATCGGTCTCaataataaaaaattgaaaatatagagaaaattaaataaattaaaaaaatataaatttataaaaattaaaaaaaatattattctCGTATACATATTACTATTTTAAATGATTAAATTATAAAGTTTCTTAATTTTTTATCTTAAATTGAGCTCAATTAATAAgttagattttaaaaattatatttatttttattcttttttacGGTTAAAACA
Proteins encoded in this window:
- the LOC141705504 gene encoding TMV resistance protein N-like — protein: MELSKGILEGAEGLPLALKNIFLDIACLFIGHEEEEVVRILETCYEVVNDNIDRLKKRWDMGREIAYNNSPRKPEEHSRLWVSKEICDVLRRLKGTEAIEGIISHNDLCSQHAQEETSFCTEAFKSMSNLRFLYLNKVKLTGSFKQTFEDVTWLCWKFCPLNCLPSEFLPQKLVILALPRSKLRTMWEVPQNFQESNSLNMPASLNFTTIPKFEFLETLNLEGSESLEEIYISSRSFKGLVSLNLCGCVSLRSLGETICDLKALKVLNIGKCQTLEALPTKLGDIDSLEVLNAEGLTILKLPDSIGRLSKLVELKLRCNTNLKTLPDTICDLSGLKILDIGYCEKLEVLPRELGNIKSLEELKAEGLTVLEIPNSIRHLSKLVELRLRCNKKLNTLPDAICDLSALKILDIGYCQGLRALPRELGNIKTLKELNAEGLMVSTLPDSIGYLSKLVVLRLSYNENLKMLPKTIRHMSSLEILDICRRQKLVKLARSSGSTLSKRILEIKASVVASETVSIPQPSGVSSWCKNPQNLDLKDCGRLVSIAELPPNLKRISADGCLSIESISNLCDLKQLEILNLTGCSGLKEIQGLEKLTSIKILHLTGCSSALLACVFTKRLLQIFSGFGHQVRIYTSEFPKWIEKSSHLASKVYSDLQPDMSSVFGGTVLCFKVSKTNSFTYSIKSTTGDCTWSDRSYNSYRKSLMILIPRSIFSIENGDVRIEATSEDAEIHGIHLLYKMVDEYDHTPMNREEVVLLNS